A region of Flocculibacter collagenilyticus DNA encodes the following proteins:
- a CDS encoding Zn-ribbon-containing protein, with protein MYVVELNFECFEDTTINAVETAIRAYFDALRNNGQILGREFNTAMQEGVFVTRVVCPEQDSLHVDNNSAIVNHTINGLNTAGVLAPKIKVIGVELQSDHTDPCTPPEFMILYTTFVHTCSPLRCGEHFSPVPLYRIPPIANGDHKRLLKWQEDWEACDQIQMNGANKVEFAALNELSNLNTDLFRKGQDLCKRIKCLTGIPVYYYLYRVGGESKESEHHRLCPSCNSEWKLPEPLHGIFDFKCDNCKLLSNISWDFQ; from the coding sequence ATGTATGTTGTAGAGCTAAATTTTGAGTGTTTTGAAGATACCACCATCAACGCGGTTGAGACGGCTATTCGTGCGTATTTTGATGCCTTACGTAATAATGGCCAGATTTTAGGACGTGAATTTAATACCGCCATGCAAGAAGGTGTATTTGTAACGCGCGTAGTATGCCCAGAACAAGACTCGCTGCATGTTGATAATAATAGCGCCATCGTTAATCATACTATCAATGGGTTAAATACTGCGGGAGTGCTTGCACCAAAAATTAAAGTGATTGGTGTGGAATTACAGTCTGATCATACCGATCCCTGTACGCCACCCGAGTTTATGATTTTGTACACTACCTTTGTACATACCTGTTCGCCGCTTCGATGTGGTGAGCACTTTTCACCTGTGCCATTGTATCGTATTCCACCTATTGCTAACGGTGATCATAAACGACTATTAAAATGGCAGGAAGACTGGGAAGCGTGCGACCAAATACAAATGAATGGCGCTAACAAAGTTGAGTTTGCCGCATTAAATGAACTTTCTAATTTAAATACAGATCTATTTCGTAAAGGACAAGATTTATGCAAGCGCATTAAATGCCTAACGGGGATCCCTGTTTATTACTATTTATATCGCGTTGGTGGTGAAAGCAAAGAGTCTGAACACCACCGTTTATGCCCTTCATGTAACAGCGAATGGAAATTACCTGAACCGCTGCATGGTATTTTCGATTTTAAATGTGATAACTGTAAATTACTTTCTAATATCTCGTGGGATTTTCAGTAA
- a CDS encoding metallophosphoesterase, with translation MPDSEQSISFLAFGDGGYSVDYPKKKVLENPKSKEQFLRSELQEWLEDHRPEDEFDHAPIHIYQDSGIATEKSGAIPVGKAMAQWCKSNPCDFAIQLGDNIYPDGADADDGKDDQKRMNDLILSPLLPLFEQAPELVVYSALGNHDWKSSRKGVAKQIEWMNKQPNFTIGEQGYYSYTIGQAENSVEFFVLDTNMLLAGQRYYEVPLNPDGSEGELAVAIQNGTAELEDIELHEAPVSREDEKQLMWLKQGLASSTAKWKIVYGHHILWSIGGTKYAEGHVLRKLLMPTLCHYADAYIAGHEHDLELLTDDCSQVHTDNQAPLLKSNRPPLPLIISGAASKMRGKHTPFAEQQEKKYPEYELIWSKSFVWGFAHIVLHNQTNEMRVSYITTPHRPDDASEYGSVKFEQSFSFKHRSAWQ, from the coding sequence ATGCCTGACAGTGAGCAGTCGATATCATTTCTAGCATTTGGTGATGGTGGTTATAGTGTTGATTACCCAAAGAAAAAAGTGCTTGAAAATCCTAAAAGTAAGGAACAATTCTTAAGAAGTGAGTTGCAAGAGTGGCTTGAAGATCACCGGCCTGAAGATGAATTTGATCATGCTCCTATTCATATTTATCAAGACTCTGGCATTGCCACTGAAAAAAGCGGGGCGATACCTGTTGGTAAAGCCATGGCGCAATGGTGTAAGTCCAACCCATGCGACTTTGCAATTCAGTTAGGTGACAATATTTATCCAGATGGTGCTGATGCTGATGACGGTAAAGATGATCAAAAAAGGATGAACGATCTAATCTTATCGCCTTTATTACCGTTGTTCGAGCAAGCGCCTGAGCTAGTGGTATATTCAGCCCTTGGTAATCACGACTGGAAGTCTTCACGTAAAGGTGTGGCTAAGCAAATAGAATGGATGAACAAGCAGCCAAACTTTACAATTGGTGAGCAAGGCTATTACAGCTACACAATTGGGCAAGCTGAAAATAGCGTAGAGTTTTTTGTATTAGACACCAATATGCTGTTAGCAGGACAGCGCTACTATGAAGTACCGCTAAATCCTGATGGTAGTGAGGGAGAGTTAGCAGTCGCTATACAAAATGGCACCGCTGAGTTAGAGGATATTGAGTTGCATGAAGCCCCCGTGAGTAGGGAAGATGAAAAGCAACTAATGTGGCTAAAACAAGGGTTAGCGAGCTCAACGGCGAAGTGGAAAATAGTTTATGGCCACCATATTTTGTGGTCTATCGGGGGGACTAAATATGCTGAAGGGCATGTGCTTCGCAAACTACTTATGCCGACACTTTGTCATTATGCTGATGCTTACATTGCGGGGCATGAGCACGATTTAGAATTATTGACGGATGATTGCTCTCAAGTACATACAGATAATCAAGCGCCTCTACTTAAAAGTAATAGGCCACCTTTACCACTGATCATCAGTGGTGCCGCTTCTAAAATGCGGGGTAAGCATACGCCATTTGCTGAACAGCAAGAGAAGAAATATCCGGAATATGAACTCATTTGGTCTAAGAGTTTTGTTTGGGGCTTTGCACACATTGTGCTGCACAATCAAACCAACGAAATGCGCGTGAGCTATATTACAACGCCGCATCGACCTGATGATGCCAGTGAATATGGCTCGGTTAAGTTTGAACAAAGTTTTTCATTTAAACACAGAAGTGCATGGCAATAG
- a CDS encoding TonB-dependent receptor: MIQCNLRPSLLAVACSVALMSSIPSLASDDNNVFSGRITDSSQRVYFEGAKVEIVELKRSAVTERDGSFRFDNLPAGDYTVIIHYVGVPATTKQITVTNEKPAIKNYVIASTQSDIENLVVYGQRGGQAGAFSRQKNALNQLSVVSSDAIGQLPDQNAAEALQRLPGLFIQRDQGEGRFVGIRGIDPNLNNVTINGLNVPSPEAGVRSVAMDVLPSELISSLEVSKTVTPDMDASAVGGSIEVKSLSAFDRQAQSYSFTSQVSHNVLFDESSPKLSAGYSDIYELNNGVELGVATALSWFNRKFGSHNTETDGGWSHYQFEDSITGQDVEVFGAVEVEQRIYNIERERLGFALNFDLRPSFDDKFYLRTLYSEFSDDEYRLRNEYKFDKGAIDSSSLSINNASFVNAEMDRDTKDRYEVQKIVSIVAGAEHQIDDYLMEYSVGYSKASESEPNRIDASFRGKNLHVGYQNTRTYPLLVQSNDAHSLQQFKLDEITQEDNLTEDEEASIRFDLTKEFIWQNYNMQWKAGAKYRHREKFNNASLTVFDGSFDLNDSDVLASAFGTANQEYNLGDFGPGLSRELIRQYINNNSAMFDINVQESSIESAGASYDSNEHIFALYGMLSADINRWHFVAGVRFEDTEFETNGNQVELLVDDVNDAQSVNINQWVVKQEYHHILPSLNIKYDFSDSLLARFAYTETLARPSFSDSAASQLIETEVTSEEGIVETERKAEVGNPQLAAYESNNIDLSLEYYPEHIGVISAGIFYKDIDNFIVKKEVQDNGQWSGFKEVIQPVNGANTSLTGVELAWHKTFESGLMLGLNGTFVDAEDTLPNQSDTVANMLLGFENNTVSLRLSATYKSKSFMFEDNNAGVYEDSHTQIDFSSKYYFSDTIQLYFNAVNVTNEPYRVFHGARQYSYQYEEYGRAFELGFSINSL, translated from the coding sequence ATGATTCAATGTAATTTACGTCCTAGCTTACTTGCTGTTGCTTGTAGTGTGGCATTAATGAGTTCAATACCTAGTTTGGCAAGTGATGATAATAATGTGTTTTCAGGGCGTATTACTGATTCAAGCCAGAGAGTGTATTTTGAAGGGGCAAAAGTTGAAATTGTTGAACTAAAGCGCTCAGCTGTGACTGAGCGAGATGGTTCGTTTCGCTTTGATAATTTACCAGCAGGTGATTACACCGTGATTATTCACTATGTTGGCGTGCCTGCAACAACTAAGCAAATTACAGTAACCAACGAAAAGCCAGCGATTAAAAATTACGTAATCGCTAGTACTCAATCAGATATTGAAAATCTTGTGGTTTATGGCCAGCGAGGCGGTCAGGCGGGAGCATTTAGCCGTCAGAAAAACGCATTAAATCAACTTTCTGTGGTCAGCAGTGATGCGATTGGCCAATTGCCTGATCAAAATGCCGCTGAAGCATTGCAACGCTTGCCCGGGTTATTTATTCAACGTGACCAAGGCGAAGGGCGATTTGTAGGTATTCGTGGTATTGATCCAAATTTAAATAATGTAACGATTAACGGCTTAAATGTTCCCTCGCCAGAGGCAGGTGTAAGAAGTGTTGCAATGGATGTATTGCCGAGTGAGTTAATCAGCAGTTTGGAAGTGAGCAAAACGGTAACACCCGATATGGATGCGAGTGCGGTGGGCGGTTCTATTGAAGTGAAAAGCCTTAGCGCGTTTGACCGACAAGCACAAAGTTATAGCTTTACCTCGCAAGTTTCTCATAATGTGTTGTTTGACGAGTCTAGCCCTAAATTGTCAGCAGGCTACAGCGATATATATGAATTAAATAATGGCGTTGAACTAGGCGTAGCAACCGCACTTTCATGGTTCAACCGCAAGTTTGGTTCACACAATACAGAAACGGATGGTGGCTGGTCTCATTATCAATTTGAAGACAGCATTACAGGGCAAGATGTTGAAGTATTTGGCGCAGTAGAGGTTGAACAGCGCATTTATAACATTGAACGTGAGCGTTTAGGCTTTGCCTTAAATTTTGACTTGCGCCCATCATTCGATGATAAATTTTACTTACGAACGCTATATAGCGAATTTTCTGATGATGAATACCGATTAAGAAATGAGTATAAATTTGATAAAGGGGCGATTGATAGCAGCTCGTTAAGCATTAATAACGCTAGCTTTGTAAATGCGGAGATGGATCGTGATACGAAAGACCGCTATGAAGTACAGAAAATTGTTTCAATAGTCGCAGGGGCGGAACACCAAATAGATGACTATTTGATGGAGTACAGTGTAGGGTACTCTAAAGCGAGTGAAAGTGAGCCAAACCGTATTGATGCAAGCTTTAGAGGAAAAAATTTACATGTGGGTTATCAAAATACTCGTACCTACCCCTTACTAGTCCAGTCGAATGATGCCCATTCACTTCAACAGTTTAAGCTAGACGAAATTACTCAGGAAGATAATTTAACCGAAGATGAAGAGGCGAGTATTCGTTTTGATCTCACGAAAGAGTTTATTTGGCAAAATTACAACATGCAGTGGAAAGCTGGTGCAAAGTATCGCCACCGTGAGAAATTCAATAATGCAAGTTTGACGGTATTTGATGGCAGCTTTGATCTGAATGACAGTGATGTACTTGCTTCTGCATTTGGTACCGCTAATCAAGAATATAATTTAGGTGATTTTGGCCCAGGTCTATCGCGTGAATTAATACGTCAATATATCAATAATAATAGCGCCATGTTTGACATTAATGTGCAAGAATCCAGCATTGAAAGTGCAGGCGCATCATACGACAGTAATGAGCATATTTTCGCGCTGTATGGCATGCTTTCGGCTGACATTAATCGTTGGCACTTTGTGGCAGGCGTAAGGTTTGAAGATACAGAGTTTGAAACCAATGGCAATCAAGTCGAGCTATTAGTTGATGATGTAAACGATGCTCAAAGTGTGAATATCAACCAATGGGTTGTTAAGCAAGAATATCATCACATTTTACCTAGTTTAAATATTAAGTATGACTTTTCAGATAGTTTACTAGCACGCTTTGCTTATACCGAAACCCTAGCGCGACCAAGCTTTTCTGATTCAGCTGCTTCACAGTTAATAGAAACGGAAGTAACCAGTGAGGAGGGAATTGTTGAAACAGAGCGCAAAGCGGAAGTTGGAAATCCTCAATTAGCAGCGTATGAGTCGAATAATATTGACCTATCACTTGAGTACTATCCTGAGCACATAGGCGTTATTTCAGCAGGTATTTTTTACAAAGATATTGATAACTTCATTGTCAAAAAAGAAGTGCAAGATAATGGACAATGGTCTGGCTTTAAAGAAGTGATTCAACCTGTTAATGGAGCAAACACCAGTTTAACGGGGGTGGAGCTAGCTTGGCATAAAACATTTGAATCAGGATTAATGCTGGGACTGAATGGCACGTTTGTGGATGCTGAAGATACCTTACCCAACCAGTCTGATACTGTTGCTAATATGCTATTAGGGTTTGAAAATAATACCGTGAGTTTGAGGCTAAGTGCGACGTATAAAAGTAAAAGCTTCATGTTTGAAGATAATAATGCAGGGGTGTATGAAGATTCACACACACAAATAGATTTCAGTAGTAAGTACTATTTTTCTGACACCATTCAACTCTACTTTAATGCGGTTAACGTAACGAATGAACCATACCGCGTGTTTCACGGTGCGCGCCAGTACAGTTATCAGTACGAAGAATATGGACGCGCTTTTGAATTAGGCTTTTCGATTAACTCATTATAA
- the syd gene encoding SecY-interacting protein: protein MTVKKALTDFYNRYEQMCKKEIGHWQQVQQDKDWPSPCEIAGTEKVNLIQWKPVEQTSANDFSNIESALGFTLHQDIKDFYGSFYADNVNAKHERGEMNLLGVWSDKDVERLQQNVIGHLMMKDKLKQSLTVFIGLTDEDDLILSVDNETGAVVLEYVGKEPHQTVASSLAEFIDDLEPVL from the coding sequence ATGACAGTAAAAAAGGCGCTTACCGACTTTTATAACCGATACGAACAAATGTGCAAAAAAGAAATTGGTCATTGGCAGCAAGTGCAACAAGATAAAGACTGGCCGTCACCCTGCGAGATAGCGGGGACGGAAAAAGTGAATCTTATCCAATGGAAACCCGTGGAACAAACAAGTGCTAATGATTTTTCAAACATCGAATCGGCGCTTGGGTTTACTCTTCATCAGGATATAAAAGACTTTTACGGTAGTTTTTACGCTGATAACGTGAATGCAAAACATGAACGCGGTGAAATGAATTTACTAGGTGTGTGGAGCGATAAAGACGTTGAGCGTTTGCAGCAAAATGTTATCGGCCATTTAATGATGAAAGATAAACTAAAGCAGTCACTTACCGTATTTATTGGCTTAACCGATGAAGACGACTTAATTTTAAGTGTTGATAATGAAACTGGCGCGGTAGTGCTGGAATATGTTGGGAAAGAGCCACATCAAACCGTGGCAAGCTCTTTGGCAGAGTTTATTGATGACTTAGAGCCCGTATTGTAA
- the queF gene encoding NADPH-dependent 7-cyano-7-deazaguanine reductase QueF (Catalyzes the NADPH-dependent reduction of 7-cyano-7-deazaguanine (preQ0) to 7-aminomethyl-7-deazaguanine (preQ1) in queuosine biosynthesis) yields MTDQHYQSNLQNIALGKTTEYKSNYDPTLLYPVPRKLNRDQLAAQYLSNMQGTDIWHGYELSWLNVKGKPQVALATFSYSAATANIVESKSFKLYLNSFNQSRFNSADEVKGILEKDLSALVEGAVTVAIHQPDDISTFKLNVLPGKCIDELDIEIDQYDLQPDYLADATTSAITSNNSVITETVHSHLLKSNCLITSQPDWGSVVIEYTGAAINHESLLKYLISFRMHNEFHEQCVERIYADIMQHCKPEKLSVYARYTRRGGLDINPFRSNVHLTPPWAVRTNRQ; encoded by the coding sequence ATGACAGACCAACATTACCAATCTAACTTACAAAATATAGCGTTAGGAAAAACCACCGAATATAAATCGAATTATGACCCAACGCTACTATACCCAGTTCCACGTAAGCTTAATCGTGACCAACTTGCCGCCCAATATCTTTCCAACATGCAAGGCACCGATATTTGGCATGGTTACGAGCTCTCTTGGTTAAACGTTAAGGGCAAACCTCAAGTTGCTTTAGCAACGTTTAGTTATAGCGCAGCTACAGCCAACATTGTCGAATCTAAATCATTCAAATTGTATTTAAATAGCTTTAACCAAAGCCGCTTTAATTCTGCTGATGAAGTGAAAGGCATATTAGAAAAAGATTTAAGTGCATTGGTTGAAGGTGCGGTAACAGTAGCCATCCACCAGCCAGATGACATTAGCACGTTTAAGCTTAATGTTTTACCCGGTAAGTGTATTGACGAACTGGATATTGAAATAGATCAGTATGACTTACAGCCTGATTATCTAGCAGATGCGACTACAAGCGCGATTACCAGCAACAATTCTGTGATTACTGAGACCGTACATAGCCATTTACTCAAATCTAATTGCTTGATCACCAGCCAGCCTGATTGGGGCTCAGTGGTTATAGAGTACACAGGCGCAGCGATTAATCACGAGAGTTTGCTAAAATACTTAATTAGTTTTCGTATGCATAACGAGTTTCATGAACAATGCGTTGAGCGAATTTATGCCGATATCATGCAGCACTGTAAACCTGAGAAGCTAAGTGTCTATGCACGCTACACACGTCGTGGAGGGTTGGATATCAATCCTTTCCGTTCAAATGTTCATTTAACACCGCCTTGGGCTGTACGCACTAATAGGCAGTAA
- a CDS encoding M61 family metallopeptidase: MLSAVAMSFTASATVQYQLEITQPEHHLADITVTLPEVQADYVDVKLPAWRTGRYEILDLANGIRFFQPTDEQQQPLKWEKVEKSTWRVYLPSATSVNLAYQVYANQLGKRSRHIDDSHAFIDASGYFMYADQFRNDDVTVTLEVPNNWRSVSGMKQGDNAHSFVAENYDVLIDSPIETGINSLHKFEQNGKEYEVVFWGKGNYDEKQTVADFKKLVAQYNAIWHDIPFERYVFMVHATTNSRGATEHLNSTIIQRKRFTFAPREQYLEFLSTASHEFVHTWNVKAYRPDGLVPYDYIAPNYSELLWISEGSTSYFQDQLLLRAEIMQPKEFFKKLAKRIERHMQTPGKEAQTVAQASFDSWINMRGDHGRNFSTNIYSEGFLVSWLLDFNLLKETDLKASYRDVHSELYKKYKTPHGFTKADVLNILNGLTGESYQAWWTKNVEGPLNINFESLLAQAGLKMHYGKKAKDTAYTGISTKNVNGFSTVTMVKKDSPAWKAGLTSDDVIIAVDGLKLAGGDFKKRIKDFNKHEQVSLTYFRNDELRKATIKLETVKDKPLSVDVIENPTEQQKATFKAWLGIDYPEKKAQTK, from the coding sequence ATGTTGAGCGCAGTGGCCATGAGTTTTACTGCGTCCGCAACTGTACAATATCAACTCGAAATCACTCAGCCCGAACATCATTTAGCAGATATCACAGTGACGCTTCCTGAAGTGCAGGCAGATTATGTTGATGTAAAACTGCCGGCGTGGCGTACAGGGCGTTATGAAATTTTAGACTTGGCTAACGGTATCCGCTTTTTTCAACCAACTGATGAACAACAGCAACCACTTAAATGGGAAAAAGTAGAGAAAAGCACTTGGCGAGTTTATTTGCCATCAGCAACAAGCGTTAACTTAGCTTATCAAGTGTATGCTAATCAACTAGGTAAACGAAGTCGTCATATCGACGATAGCCACGCATTTATTGATGCGTCGGGCTATTTTATGTACGCCGACCAATTTAGAAATGACGATGTAACCGTAACCCTTGAGGTACCTAACAATTGGCGTTCAGTTTCTGGCATGAAACAGGGCGACAACGCGCATAGCTTTGTTGCTGAAAACTATGATGTGTTAATTGACTCACCGATTGAAACAGGGATTAACTCGTTACATAAATTTGAGCAAAACGGTAAAGAATATGAAGTTGTTTTTTGGGGTAAAGGTAATTACGACGAAAAACAAACGGTTGCTGATTTTAAAAAGCTAGTCGCACAGTACAATGCAATTTGGCACGACATTCCGTTCGAACGTTATGTGTTTATGGTGCATGCAACAACGAATTCGCGCGGTGCTACTGAGCATTTAAACTCTACCATTATTCAACGTAAGCGCTTTACATTTGCACCGCGTGAGCAATATTTAGAGTTTTTAAGTACGGCGTCACATGAATTTGTTCACACGTGGAACGTTAAAGCATACCGTCCAGACGGCCTAGTGCCATACGATTATATTGCACCTAATTATTCTGAATTACTGTGGATCTCAGAGGGTTCAACGAGCTATTTCCAAGATCAGTTATTACTTCGTGCTGAAATAATGCAACCAAAAGAGTTTTTCAAAAAGCTCGCCAAGCGTATTGAACGCCATATGCAAACACCAGGAAAAGAAGCGCAAACCGTTGCACAAGCTAGTTTCGATAGCTGGATTAATATGCGTGGTGATCATGGCCGTAACTTCTCAACGAATATTTATTCGGAAGGCTTTTTAGTATCTTGGTTATTAGACTTTAATTTATTAAAAGAAACCGACCTGAAAGCTAGTTACCGTGATGTTCACAGCGAGCTTTATAAAAAATATAAAACGCCACACGGCTTTACTAAAGCAGACGTATTAAACATTCTGAATGGCTTAACAGGTGAGTCTTATCAAGCTTGGTGGACAAAAAATGTTGAAGGCCCACTTAATATTAATTTTGAATCATTGCTTGCTCAAGCCGGTTTAAAAATGCATTACGGTAAAAAAGCGAAAGACACTGCTTACACAGGTATTAGCACTAAAAATGTAAATGGCTTTTCTACAGTGACGATGGTGAAAAAAGATTCCCCTGCGTGGAAGGCTGGGCTTACCAGTGATGATGTGATTATTGCAGTGGACGGGTTAAAGCTAGCGGGAGGAGACTTTAAAAAACGTATTAAAGATTTCAACAAGCATGAGCAAGTTAGCTTAACCTATTTTAGAAATGACGAGTTACGTAAAGCAACTATTAAGCTTGAAACAGTGAAAGACAAGCCGCTTAGCGTCGACGTGATTGAAAACCCAACGGAGCAACAAAAAGCAACGTTTAAAGCGTGGTTAGGTATCGATTACCCAGAAAAGAAAGCACAGACGAAATAA
- a CDS encoding GGDEF domain-containing protein yields the protein MSDKIKQLTEELQKSKDARLTLEKSYEAQFQTLTNLVSKLSQVCKGIDFELDSKLGKLRNSLKKNPDMENIIPLIEDVSKSLTQIESRQIHNIHSTHSTFHSAGKILQGQKGLPDQLRRDLRGLLTSVSTPQSSITSYIPVLDKLVLLYQKAFEAKNQLASAQGNEKKTASSASGAQASQEINKITQELINLVSQLAFEGEHAEAIDSIKGNLLNIKDADELLTSSMNIIKLIVDNYSDERKSAELFVLSVNDALSSVQQVLTTSLEQNKSFSAEMAALNQQIQSQITELSQETQTAKDLKSLKLLVSKKLKIITENLTKKEQLEVNERKSLMNTMSVMESKLEEVEKKAVSYQKRLSEQTFKSLQDALTKLPNRAALDERLEIEYTRWKRYNTSLCIAVVDVDFFKRINDTYGHSAGDKTLQVISKALKRNIRAADFLARYGGEEFVIIFPDSTLEQIKKPLEKLREAVKQLPFKFKNKAVTISVSIGVTAFKKGDRPQQAFDRADEALYAAKNGGRDQVVIHK from the coding sequence GTGTCAGATAAAATAAAACAACTAACTGAAGAATTACAAAAAAGCAAAGATGCAAGACTTACATTAGAGAAAAGTTATGAAGCCCAGTTTCAAACGTTAACTAACTTAGTATCAAAACTCTCTCAAGTATGTAAAGGCATCGACTTTGAGTTGGATAGTAAGTTAGGAAAATTGCGGAACTCACTAAAAAAAAATCCAGACATGGAAAATATTATTCCGCTGATTGAAGATGTGAGCAAGTCATTAACACAGATTGAAAGTCGACAAATTCATAATATTCATTCCACGCACTCCACATTTCACAGCGCAGGAAAAATTTTACAAGGGCAAAAAGGCTTACCAGATCAGTTACGTCGAGATCTAAGAGGCTTATTAACATCCGTCAGTACTCCGCAGTCGTCAATTACCTCGTACATTCCTGTTTTAGATAAGCTTGTATTGCTTTATCAAAAAGCCTTCGAGGCAAAAAACCAATTAGCTAGCGCACAAGGAAACGAGAAAAAAACTGCTTCATCTGCAAGTGGCGCTCAAGCTTCGCAAGAAATTAATAAAATTACTCAAGAGTTAATAAATTTAGTGAGTCAGTTAGCCTTTGAAGGCGAGCACGCTGAAGCCATAGACTCGATAAAGGGCAACTTATTAAATATTAAAGATGCTGATGAGCTTTTAACATCCAGCATGAATATTATTAAACTGATTGTTGATAACTACAGCGATGAGCGTAAGTCTGCTGAATTATTCGTGCTTTCTGTTAATGATGCGCTCTCAAGTGTTCAGCAAGTACTAACTACTTCATTAGAACAAAATAAGTCGTTCAGTGCTGAGATGGCAGCGCTGAATCAGCAAATTCAAAGTCAAATCACAGAGCTTTCACAAGAAACACAAACCGCTAAAGATTTAAAATCGTTAAAGCTACTGGTCAGTAAAAAGCTAAAAATTATTACTGAAAACTTAACTAAAAAAGAGCAGCTTGAAGTTAATGAGCGAAAGTCATTAATGAACACAATGTCGGTGATGGAAAGTAAGCTGGAAGAGGTTGAAAAAAAAGCAGTTAGCTATCAAAAGCGTCTTTCAGAGCAAACATTCAAGAGCTTGCAAGATGCCCTAACTAAGCTCCCCAATAGAGCAGCCCTTGATGAACGCTTAGAAATAGAATATACCCGCTGGAAACGCTACAACACTAGCTTATGCATCGCTGTTGTAGATGTTGACTTTTTCAAGCGTATTAATGATACCTACGGACACAGTGCTGGCGACAAAACCCTGCAAGTTATCTCAAAAGCCTTAAAGCGCAATATTCGCGCGGCTGACTTTTTAGCACGTTATGGTGGTGAAGAGTTTGTGATTATTTTTCCTGACTCAACGCTTGAGCAAATTAAAAAGCCGCTTGAAAAACTAAGAGAAGCAGTAAAACAGTTACCCTTTAAATTTAAAAATAAAGCAGTCACCATCAGTGTATCAATCGGTGTGACCGCTTTTAAGAAAGGTGATCGTCCACAACAAGCGTTCGACAGAGCCGATGAAGCGCTTTATGCAGCAAAAAATGGTGGCCGCGATCAAGTTGTAATACACAAATAG